In one window of Mucilaginibacter auburnensis DNA:
- a CDS encoding carboxylesterase/lipase family protein, which yields MKRFATLFTLILSATFTYAQLTTVKVAEGTLQGTAEAGLTIFKGVPFAAPPVGDLRWKAPQPAAKWTGVKVADKFAPGPIQGGNIPSGKSEDCLYLNVWTPAKAPNEKVPVLVWIYGGGFNAGATSETNYNGEKLAKKGVVLVTIAYRVGQLGFLAHPELSAESPDKVSGNYGLLDMIAGLQWVKKNIAAFGGDPNKVTIFGESAGGIAVSQLCASPLAKGLFQGAISESGGSFGPSRVVTFPGENMRKLKDAEASGDAYVKGAGYNSIADLRKLPADKLPAVRGLAWPIVDGKVIPDDQHKLYEAGKYNETPILVGYNSDEGLSFSPPKTPEDYIAGVKGRYGKFADELIKAYPAGNGKVEKTARDLARDAAFGWQTWAWANLVANRGKSKVFYYYFDQHPQYPAGSPREGQGSPHGQEVAYVFGTLNPNSAQATPTDATISDAMGTYWTNFAKYGDPNGAGMPKWPVYDPKGGNTVMYFAQTLKAGPVPSADALKVLDGYFKWRRTPEGETWANSQK from the coding sequence ATGAAACGTTTTGCCACTTTATTTACGCTGATATTATCTGCCACGTTCACCTATGCGCAGCTAACCACTGTAAAAGTTGCCGAAGGAACACTGCAAGGCACCGCCGAAGCCGGATTGACCATATTTAAAGGCGTGCCATTTGCTGCACCACCTGTAGGCGACCTGCGTTGGAAAGCCCCGCAACCTGCTGCTAAGTGGACAGGCGTAAAAGTGGCCGACAAGTTTGCTCCCGGCCCCATACAAGGGGGCAACATCCCATCGGGCAAAAGCGAAGATTGCTTATACCTGAACGTATGGACACCTGCCAAAGCGCCTAATGAAAAAGTGCCTGTTTTGGTATGGATATATGGCGGAGGCTTTAATGCAGGTGCCACATCAGAAACGAATTACAATGGTGAGAAGCTGGCTAAAAAAGGAGTGGTGCTGGTAACAATAGCCTACCGTGTAGGCCAATTGGGCTTTTTAGCGCACCCCGAGCTGAGTGCCGAAAGCCCGGATAAGGTATCAGGCAACTACGGTTTGCTGGATATGATTGCCGGCCTGCAATGGGTAAAGAAAAACATAGCGGCCTTTGGCGGCGACCCTAATAAGGTAACCATCTTCGGCGAATCAGCAGGGGGTATAGCGGTTAGTCAGCTGTGCGCCTCACCGTTGGCTAAAGGCTTGTTTCAGGGAGCTATATCAGAGAGTGGCGGTTCTTTCGGGCCGTCAAGGGTAGTAACTTTCCCTGGCGAGAATATGCGCAAACTAAAAGATGCCGAGGCATCAGGCGATGCATACGTTAAGGGAGCCGGCTACAACTCAATAGCCGACTTACGCAAGCTGCCTGCTGATAAACTGCCTGCGGTGCGTGGTTTGGCATGGCCTATTGTTGATGGTAAAGTAATTCCGGATGATCAGCATAAACTGTATGAGGCCGGTAAATACAACGAAACACCTATACTGGTGGGTTATAATTCAGACGAGGGCCTGAGCTTTTCGCCACCAAAAACACCCGAAGACTATATTGCAGGCGTAAAGGGCCGCTACGGTAAGTTTGCCGATGAGCTGATAAAAGCCTATCCGGCAGGTAACGGTAAAGTTGAAAAAACCGCGCGCGATCTGGCCCGCGATGCAGCTTTTGGCTGGCAAACATGGGCATGGGCTAATTTGGTAGCTAACCGGGGCAAATCAAAAGTGTTTTATTATTATTTTGATCAGCACCCTCAATATCCTGCCGGTTCACCACGCGAAGGGCAAGGCTCACCACACGGGCAGGAAGTGGCTTATGTTTTCGGCACGCTCAACCCTAACAGTGCGCAGGCCACGCCTACAGATGCAACCATATCTGATGCTATGGGTACCTATTGGACCAACTTTGCTAAATACGGCGACCCTAACGGTGCCGGTATGCCTAAATGGCCCGTGTATGATCCGAAAGGCGGTAACACCGTAATGTACTTCGCGCAAACACTAAAAGCAGGCCCGGTACCAAGTGCTGATGCATTGAAAGTACTTGACGGTTACTTTAAGTGGAGACGCACACCTGAGGGAGAGACCTGGGCTAATAGCCAGAAGTAA
- a CDS encoding sensor histidine kinase — protein sequence MPNPNTPHNHTVACGTACHKPAAPPHETLTTQVKEFFTGLFDTANWPPRWHCGSWTDFHGWLYIVSDLMIWAAYFAIPILLYRIVSKRKDLPFLKLFWLFIAFILLCGSTHLLDAIIFWWPAYRLSALIRFVTGIVSISTVFILHRTWPMINNLRTLTQLEAEIEERKKAEAEARQHQIQKESAQELALRKEEFMSVASHELKTPITSVKASLQLIERMVALEEKLQSVEPLVKRASRQVDKLTGIVKDLLDVTRIQEGKLELFRSEFVLADLIAENIEQCQPTESKHEITVSGDAQLTVFADRNRLDQVLCNLLTNAIKYSPDANRIDIRFEALPDGGLRLAIADYGIGIPEDQIQNVFDRFFRIEHTSQNFSGLGLGLFISSEIIKRHGGQMGVESELGKGSTFWFILPRLS from the coding sequence ATGCCGAATCCAAATACCCCTCACAACCACACAGTAGCCTGCGGTACGGCATGCCATAAACCAGCTGCACCGCCACACGAAACATTGACCACACAGGTAAAAGAGTTTTTTACCGGCTTGTTTGACACCGCCAATTGGCCACCGCGCTGGCATTGCGGCAGCTGGACAGATTTTCATGGCTGGCTATATATTGTGTCTGACCTAATGATATGGGCGGCTTACTTTGCCATTCCTATTCTATTATATCGCATTGTATCAAAACGCAAGGACCTCCCATTTTTAAAGCTGTTTTGGCTATTTATTGCTTTCATTTTGCTTTGCGGCTCAACCCATCTGCTAGATGCCATTATATTTTGGTGGCCCGCTTACCGCCTTAGTGCGCTAATACGTTTTGTAACAGGCATTGTATCTATAAGCACGGTTTTTATTCTTCACAGAACCTGGCCCATGATCAATAACCTGAGAACGCTTACACAATTAGAAGCCGAAATTGAGGAACGTAAAAAAGCCGAAGCGGAGGCACGTCAGCACCAGATACAAAAGGAAAGCGCACAGGAGCTTGCCCTCCGGAAAGAAGAATTTATGAGTGTAGCCAGCCATGAATTGAAAACACCCATTACCAGTGTTAAAGCATCTTTACAGCTCATTGAGCGCATGGTGGCCCTCGAAGAAAAATTGCAAAGTGTTGAGCCTTTGGTTAAAAGGGCGTCAAGGCAGGTTGATAAGCTAACCGGCATTGTTAAAGACCTGTTAGACGTTACCCGCATACAGGAAGGCAAACTTGAACTGTTTCGTTCAGAATTTGTTCTGGCAGATTTGATTGCCGAGAATATTGAACAGTGCCAACCTACCGAAAGCAAACATGAAATAACCGTAAGCGGCGATGCGCAGTTAACGGTTTTTGCCGACCGTAACCGCCTTGACCAGGTTTTGTGTAACCTGCTTACCAATGCCATTAAATACTCTCCGGATGCTAACCGCATAGATATACGGTTTGAAGCCTTGCCTGATGGCGGCTTAAGGTTGGCGATAGCTGATTATGGCATTGGCATACCCGAAGATCAGATACAAAACGTGTTTGACAGGTTTTTCAGAATAGAGCACACATCGCAGAACTTTTCGGGACTTGGCCTCGGGCTATTTATTTCTTCGGAGATCATTAAAAGACACGGCGGCCAAATGGGTGTAGAAAGTGAACTGGGCAAAGGCTCAACCTTTTGGTTTATTTTACCACGCCTTAGTTAG
- a CDS encoding PH domain-containing protein, whose amino-acid sequence MNITKTYPSKIDTWLVVLLAAIFLPLMALPFFTGDWMTMFFMVPLTAFIIHMFLNTYYTIAGEILTVKSGFVVNLAVDIMAIRKIEETNNVISSPATSLDRLEIIYNKFDSVIISPENKAGFIADILAINPNAEVKYKN is encoded by the coding sequence ATGAACATAACCAAAACCTACCCATCAAAAATTGATACCTGGCTTGTGGTGCTATTAGCTGCAATTTTTTTGCCGCTGATGGCTCTTCCTTTCTTTACCGGCGACTGGATGACCATGTTCTTCATGGTACCACTAACTGCATTCATTATCCATATGTTTTTGAACACTTACTATACCATTGCAGGCGAAATATTAACGGTGAAGAGTGGTTTTGTGGTTAATTTGGCCGTAGATATTATGGCGATAAGAAAAATTGAAGAGACCAATAACGTCATCAGCTCGCCTGCTACCTCGTTAGACCGCCTGGAGATTATCTACAACAAATTTGATTCGGTTATTATCTCACCCGAAAATAAAGCCGGTTTTATAGCTGATATTTTGGCCATTAATCCTAATGCGGAAGTGAAGTATAAAAATTAA
- the uvrA gene encoding excinuclease ABC subunit UvrA codes for MTEADKDPKQHIIIKGTRVHNLKNIDVAIPKNKLVVVTGMSGSGKSSLAFDTLYAEGQRRYVESLSAYARQFMGRMNKPDVDYIRGIAPAIAIEQKVITSNPRSTVGTSTEIYDYLKLLFSRIGQTFSPVSGGIVKRDTVTDVINFIMALPNDTQVTILCPLHPHNNRSIKEELAVLMQKGFVRVELDGSIQRIEALLEDTSMDHGPLTIDHSLRIVIDRVTKDETDETISRLGDSIQTAFFEGKGDCYVRSKQDETPETEHFFCDRFELDGIRFEEPSPNFFSFNNPYGACKRCEGYGKVIGIDEDLVIPDKSKTVYEGAIAPWRGEKMREWNDQLIKHALKFDFPIHRQYNQLTEAQQRLLWTGNKYFRGLDDFFREMETQTYKIQYRVMLSRYRGKTTCPDCKGSRLRIDASYVKIADKSITDIVLMPLDKAHEFFSSLELNETQAKIAKRLLVEITNRLGFLNDVGLSYLTLNRLSNTLSGGESQRINLATSLGSSLVGSVYVLDEPSIGLHPRDTQRLITVLKSLRDVGNTVLVVEHEEEIMKAADHIIDIGPEAGSHGGELIFTGTYNQIIADDKSLTGKYLSGKEEIAIPAKRRKWNDFIEIKGARENNLQHVTAKFPLGVFTAVTGVSGSGKTSLVKRIFAPALQKVMGNYTGEQTGAYDSIEGDYNKIEQVELVDQNPIGRSSRSNPVTYVKAWDDIRNLFAAQPAAKAAGLKPSAFSFNVEGGRCDVCQGEGEVKIEMQFMADIFLTCETCGGKRFKQHILDITYNEKNVSDVLDMTIEDALEFFAKENKILAKIRPLYDVGLGYVQLGQSSNTLSGGEAQRIKLASFLVKGNNTQKTLFIFDEPTTGLHFADIKKLLKSFDALLEQGNTIIVIEHNMDVIKCADWVIDIGPEGGDRGGKVVFEGLPEDLIKVEGSYTGQFLKERFGVS; via the coding sequence ATGACGGAAGCAGATAAAGATCCTAAACAACACATCATAATAAAGGGTACCCGCGTACACAACCTTAAAAACATTGATGTTGCCATCCCTAAAAACAAACTGGTGGTGGTAACAGGCATGTCGGGCTCGGGCAAGTCTTCGCTGGCGTTTGATACGCTTTACGCCGAGGGCCAGCGCCGCTATGTGGAGAGCCTTTCGGCTTATGCACGCCAGTTTATGGGCCGCATGAACAAACCCGATGTTGACTACATCCGCGGTATTGCACCTGCTATAGCCATTGAGCAAAAAGTTATTACATCCAACCCACGCTCAACCGTTGGTACTTCTACCGAGATATATGATTACCTGAAGCTGCTTTTCTCCCGCATTGGCCAAACCTTTTCGCCGGTATCGGGCGGGATAGTGAAAAGAGATACGGTTACCGATGTGATCAACTTTATAATGGCGCTGCCCAATGATACGCAGGTAACTATACTTTGCCCATTGCATCCGCATAACAACCGCAGTATAAAAGAAGAGCTGGCTGTTTTGATGCAGAAAGGCTTTGTACGTGTTGAACTGGATGGTAGTATTCAGCGGATTGAGGCACTTTTAGAAGATACATCTATGGACCATGGACCATTGACCATAGACCATAGCCTGCGTATTGTAATTGACCGTGTTACCAAAGACGAAACCGATGAAACCATAAGTCGTTTAGGCGATTCAATACAAACTGCTTTTTTTGAAGGGAAGGGCGATTGCTATGTTCGTTCGAAACAGGATGAAACACCTGAAACAGAACACTTCTTCTGCGACCGTTTTGAACTGGATGGTATCCGCTTTGAAGAGCCTTCGCCTAACTTTTTCAGCTTTAACAACCCTTATGGTGCCTGCAAACGCTGCGAGGGCTATGGTAAGGTGATAGGCATTGACGAAGACCTGGTTATCCCCGACAAAAGTAAAACGGTTTACGAGGGTGCTATTGCTCCGTGGAGAGGTGAGAAGATGCGCGAGTGGAACGATCAACTGATCAAGCATGCGCTAAAGTTTGATTTCCCTATCCATCGCCAATATAACCAGCTAACCGAGGCGCAGCAACGCCTGTTATGGACAGGTAACAAGTACTTCCGCGGACTGGATGATTTCTTCCGCGAAATGGAGACACAGACCTATAAGATACAGTACCGGGTAATGCTGTCGCGCTATCGTGGCAAAACTACTTGCCCGGATTGTAAGGGTAGCCGTCTGCGCATCGATGCCAGCTATGTAAAAATTGCTGATAAGTCTATCACCGATATTGTGCTGATGCCTTTGGATAAAGCGCATGAGTTTTTTAGCTCGCTTGAACTTAACGAAACGCAGGCCAAAATTGCTAAGCGTCTGCTGGTAGAAATAACCAACCGTTTAGGCTTTTTAAATGATGTGGGATTGAGCTACCTCACCCTTAACCGTTTATCAAATACACTGTCGGGGGGTGAATCGCAGCGTATTAACCTGGCAACCTCGTTAGGTAGTAGTTTGGTAGGTTCGGTTTATGTGCTGGATGAGCCAAGCATTGGCTTGCACCCCCGTGATACCCAGCGACTGATAACTGTTTTGAAATCGCTTCGTGACGTGGGTAACACCGTTTTGGTGGTAGAGCACGAAGAAGAGATAATGAAAGCCGCCGATCATATTATTGATATTGGCCCGGAAGCCGGCAGCCATGGCGGTGAGCTAATCTTTACAGGTACTTACAACCAAATTATAGCCGATGATAAAAGCCTTACCGGAAAATACCTCAGCGGAAAAGAAGAAATAGCCATACCTGCCAAACGCCGTAAATGGAATGATTTTATTGAGATTAAAGGCGCGCGCGAAAATAACCTGCAACATGTAACGGCTAAATTTCCGTTAGGTGTATTTACGGCGGTTACAGGCGTTTCAGGGTCTGGTAAAACCAGTTTGGTTAAGCGCATTTTTGCCCCTGCGCTGCAAAAGGTAATGGGCAATTATACCGGCGAGCAAACCGGAGCGTATGATAGTATAGAAGGCGATTACAACAAAATTGAGCAGGTAGAGCTGGTTGATCAAAACCCTATTGGCCGTTCATCGCGCTCTAATCCGGTTACCTATGTTAAGGCATGGGACGATATCCGTAACCTGTTTGCCGCCCAGCCTGCGGCTAAAGCTGCCGGACTAAAACCTTCGGCTTTTTCCTTTAACGTAGAGGGTGGCCGTTGCGATGTTTGCCAGGGCGAAGGCGAGGTGAAAATAGAGATGCAGTTTATGGCTGATATTTTCCTGACCTGCGAAACCTGCGGCGGCAAACGCTTTAAACAACACATTCTTGACATTACTTACAACGAAAAGAATGTAAGTGATGTGCTGGACATGACCATTGAGGATGCGTTAGAGTTCTTCGCCAAAGAGAATAAGATACTGGCAAAAATACGCCCGCTGTATGATGTTGGTTTAGGCTATGTGCAATTAGGGCAATCATCCAACACGCTATCGGGTGGTGAGGCGCAACGTATCAAGCTGGCTTCGTTTTTGGTGAAGGGCAACAACACGCAAAAAACACTTTTTATTTTTGACGAACCTACCACAGGCTTGCACTTTGCCGATATCAAAAAACTCCTAAAATCATTCGATGCCCTGCTGGAACAAGGTAACACCATTATTGTGATTGAACACAATATGGACGTTATTAAATGCGCCGATTGGGTGATAGACATCGGTCCGGAAGGTGGCGACAGAGGCGGTAAGGTGGTGTTTGAAGGACTGCCAGAAGATCTGATAAAAGTGGAGGGTAGCTATACAGGTCAGTTTTTAAAGGAGAGATTTGGTGTTAGTTGA
- a CDS encoding RNA polymerase sigma factor: MDFQLQSDQDLIHLYVNGEEGGLVELIRRYQTKIYTSIYLLVKDDFLAEDIFQDTFIKVINTLKAGKYNEEGKFLPWVTRIAHNLVIDHFRREKRAPMVSNGDDFDIFEVLGNYDESMEDRMVRQQTHKDLKSLIQLLPSEQKEVLIMRHFGDMSFKEIADITDVSINTALGRMRYALNNLRKMMLTKELSLKN; encoded by the coding sequence ATGGATTTTCAATTGCAAAGTGATCAGGATTTAATCCATCTGTACGTAAACGGCGAAGAGGGAGGATTGGTTGAGCTTATCCGCCGTTATCAAACCAAAATTTATACTTCTATATATCTTCTTGTAAAAGACGACTTTCTGGCCGAAGATATTTTTCAGGATACTTTCATCAAAGTTATAAATACGCTTAAAGCGGGTAAATACAACGAAGAAGGTAAGTTTTTACCTTGGGTAACCCGTATTGCGCATAACCTGGTTATTGACCATTTCCGCCGCGAAAAGCGTGCGCCTATGGTGAGCAATGGCGATGACTTTGATATTTTTGAAGTATTGGGTAATTATGATGAAAGTATGGAGGACCGAATGGTGCGCCAGCAAACGCATAAAGACCTTAAATCATTAATACAACTGCTGCCATCAGAGCAGAAAGAAGTTTTAATTATGCGCCACTTTGGCGATATGAGCTTTAAAGAGATAGCCGACATTACTGATGTAAGCATTAACACCGCCTTAGGCCGTATGCGTTATGCCCTTAATAACCTGCGCAAAATGATGCTTACCAAAGAATTGAGCCTTAAGAATTAA
- the nth gene encoding endonuclease III → MLRSERYRHFIEYFSKNKPNAETELHYGNPFELLIAVILSAQCTDKRINQITPALFERFPTPESLAASSVEEIFGYIRSVSYPNNKAKHLLGMANVLVNEFNGQVPSDIDNLQKMPGVGRKTANVIASVVYNAPAIAVDTHVFRVADRIGLTTNARTPLAVEKQLVKHLPENTLAIAHHWLILHGRYICVARSPKCEICPLTWFCRYYERTHTEKALLKAEAAKFKKAEMAKKKKALKIMEKELIKRSVKE, encoded by the coding sequence ATGTTACGCTCAGAACGTTACCGTCATTTTATTGAATATTTCTCCAAAAATAAGCCCAACGCCGAAACAGAGCTGCATTACGGCAACCCGTTTGAACTGCTGATAGCGGTAATACTATCGGCGCAATGTACCGATAAGCGCATTAACCAGATCACCCCTGCCCTGTTTGAGCGTTTTCCAACGCCCGAAAGCTTAGCTGCATCAAGTGTGGAAGAGATATTCGGCTACATACGTAGTGTTAGCTATCCTAACAATAAGGCCAAGCATCTGCTGGGTATGGCTAACGTTTTAGTGAACGAGTTTAACGGACAAGTACCTTCAGATATTGATAACCTGCAAAAAATGCCTGGCGTGGGCCGTAAAACGGCTAATGTTATTGCATCGGTAGTATACAACGCTCCTGCTATAGCTGTTGATACGCACGTATTCAGGGTAGCTGACCGTATTGGCCTTACCACCAACGCCCGTACCCCTTTGGCGGTTGAAAAACAACTGGTAAAGCATCTGCCCGAAAACACATTGGCTATTGCGCATCATTGGCTGATATTACATGGCAGATACATTTGCGTGGCACGCAGCCCTAAGTGTGAAATTTGTCCGCTTACGTGGTTTTGCCGCTACTATGAGCGCACACATACCGAAAAAGCCCTGCTAAAAGCCGAAGCCGCCAAATTTAAGAAAGCCGAAATGGCCAAAAAGAAAAAGGCGCTCAAGATAATGGAGAAGGAACTCATTAAACGAAGCGTAAAAGAATAA
- a CDS encoding TonB-dependent receptor, translating into MKAFFIAIFTFCFACAIQAQNRVEISVTDVKDQHPLQSVTIRFKSGASGITDSNGKAVLQVATGQQAVKLSITGYESKDTSVVITAGKVLNIAMQPEQDELEEVVVVASTRNNQSIENGPMKVEVLGLEEMTEEAGLKPGNIGSILGDLSGVQIQQSSATSGNSNVRIQGLDGRYTQTLRDGMPMYDGFSGNFGILTIPPLDLKQIELIKGSASTLYGGGAIAGLVNLISKRPTNKQELDVLLNYTTLKEFNANTYTAKRGTKWGYNLFAGYNRQEKVDVDKDGLSDLPDAKSFIFHPKVFFYPTAKTLLSVGYSGAFDDRIGGDMQVLKKQPDATHQYFEGNKTQRHTGEYLFEQFFSSDVKLTIKGIVSNFTRDNTTNKYFVSSSQLSYYNEASVYLPFGKNNLVAGINLTGQDYNTRLPDNASLKNQAGHTLGAFAQYDQRLGDATTLEGGMRIDHHNQYGYFALPRIALFHRFNEHWASRAGFGMGYKTPNPLVEQNIDYSVLDLLPVNANIKAEKSYGYNAEFNYKKEWDKHVTLFINQAFFYTTISSPVIFTANGSGKIELMNAGSSTTSKGLDTYIKLDVHDWELYAGYTLTDARNTYLTGNNFIPLTPKHRFAFVVANDISEELTAGLEGSYTGSQFRYDGSSTTSYFFMAAMVKYAIDKHATLVLNCENLLDYRMNKVERVYTGTITDPVFKPLWAPIDGRAVNLSVRWKL; encoded by the coding sequence ATGAAAGCCTTTTTTATTGCAATTTTTACATTTTGTTTTGCGTGTGCTATACAAGCTCAAAATCGTGTTGAGATAAGCGTTACAGATGTAAAAGACCAGCATCCGCTGCAATCTGTTACCATTCGGTTTAAAAGCGGTGCATCGGGCATTACAGATAGTAACGGTAAAGCTGTGTTGCAGGTAGCCACAGGCCAGCAGGCGGTGAAGCTCTCCATCACCGGCTATGAAAGTAAAGACACCAGCGTTGTGATAACTGCAGGTAAGGTGCTGAACATTGCAATGCAACCTGAGCAAGATGAGTTAGAAGAGGTAGTTGTTGTAGCTTCCACCCGCAATAATCAAAGTATAGAGAACGGCCCCATGAAGGTTGAGGTGCTCGGCCTTGAAGAGATGACTGAGGAAGCGGGATTAAAGCCGGGCAATATCGGCAGCATTCTTGGCGATCTGAGTGGGGTGCAGATACAACAATCATCGGCAACATCGGGCAATAGCAATGTGCGTATACAGGGTTTAGATGGTCGTTACACGCAAACACTGCGAGATGGTATGCCTATGTATGATGGCTTTTCGGGTAACTTTGGTATTCTTACCATTCCACCGCTTGATTTGAAGCAGATTGAGTTAATTAAAGGATCTGCCAGTACACTCTACGGTGGCGGCGCTATAGCCGGTTTAGTCAACCTTATTTCCAAGCGGCCAACCAATAAGCAGGAGCTTGACGTATTGCTTAATTACACCACGTTGAAAGAATTTAATGCCAACACATACACCGCAAAACGCGGCACTAAGTGGGGTTATAACCTGTTCGCCGGCTACAATCGGCAGGAAAAAGTTGATGTGGATAAAGATGGCTTAAGCGATTTGCCGGATGCCAAAAGTTTTATTTTTCACCCCAAAGTTTTCTTTTATCCAACGGCTAAAACGCTGTTGTCGGTTGGTTATAGCGGCGCTTTTGACGACCGCATAGGCGGCGATATGCAGGTATTAAAAAAGCAGCCGGATGCAACCCATCAATACTTTGAAGGCAACAAAACGCAAAGGCATACCGGCGAATACTTATTTGAACAATTTTTTAGTAGTGATGTCAAGCTTACAATCAAAGGCATTGTAAGTAATTTCACGCGTGATAACACTACCAATAAATATTTTGTCAGCAGCAGCCAGTTAAGTTACTACAACGAGGCATCTGTTTATCTGCCTTTCGGGAAAAACAACCTGGTAGCCGGGATCAATCTTACGGGCCAGGATTATAATACACGGCTGCCGGATAATGCTTCACTCAAAAATCAGGCAGGTCATACTTTAGGCGCATTCGCACAATATGATCAGCGGCTTGGCGACGCTACCACTCTTGAAGGCGGAATGCGCATTGATCACCATAACCAGTACGGATATTTTGCTTTGCCGCGTATAGCGCTTTTCCACCGGTTTAATGAGCATTGGGCAAGCCGCGCTGGTTTCGGCATGGGTTACAAAACACCTAACCCGCTGGTTGAACAGAATATAGATTACAGTGTACTTGATCTGCTTCCGGTAAATGCTAATATAAAAGCCGAGAAATCATACGGGTACAACGCGGAGTTTAATTATAAAAAAGAGTGGGATAAGCACGTTACTTTATTTATCAATCAGGCATTCTTTTATACTACCATTAGCAGCCCTGTAATATTTACAGCTAACGGTAGCGGTAAAATTGAGCTAATGAATGCAGGGTCGTCAACAACAAGTAAAGGGCTTGACACCTATATAAAACTGGATGTGCATGACTGGGAACTTTACGCGGGCTATACTTTAACAGATGCGCGTAACACCTACCTTACCGGAAATAACTTTATCCCGCTAACCCCTAAACACAGGTTTGCATTTGTGGTTGCTAACGATATTTCTGAGGAGCTAACCGCCGGATTGGAGGGTTCATACACCGGCAGCCAGTTCAGGTATGATGGCAGCAGCACGACATCGTACTTTTTTATGGCAGCAATGGTTAAGTATGCTATTGATAAACATGCAACGCTTGTGCTTAATTGCGAAAACCTGCTTGACTACCGGATGAATAAAGTGGAGCGCGTTTACACAGGAACGATAACCGATCCGGTTTTTAAACCGCTTTGGGCGCCAATAGATGGACGCGCGGTTAACCTGTCGGTAAGATGGAAACTATAA
- a CDS encoding winged helix-turn-helix transcriptional regulator: protein MSERKLSSTNFQNQTFLEEKCALNELLYLLSKRWMTEVLFSIEEGHNRFTTLKEDLQFISDHILADRLKVLEQHELINKHQLAGPPPKTEYSMTEKGLELSELLDSLCNFAEHKMRF, encoded by the coding sequence ATGTCTGAAAGAAAATTAAGTTCTACCAATTTCCAGAATCAAACTTTCCTGGAAGAAAAATGCGCCCTCAATGAGCTGCTTTATCTGCTCAGCAAACGTTGGATGACGGAGGTGTTATTCAGTATTGAAGAGGGGCATAACCGCTTTACTACCTTAAAGGAAGATCTGCAGTTTATAAGCGATCATATTCTGGCCGACAGGTTGAAGGTGCTTGAACAGCACGAGTTGATCAACAAACATCAGTTAGCTGGTCCGCCGCCAAAAACGGAGTATTCCATGACTGAAAAAGGACTGGAGCTGAGCGAACTGCTGGACTCATTATGCAATTTTGCCGAACATAAAATGCGTTTTTAA